The following proteins are co-located in the Chloroflexota bacterium genome:
- a CDS encoding fibronectin type III domain-containing protein, with protein MSILSRVSLSPFVKGILLATVFVMALRVHTTSAAPIISSVMLTNVRDVSFTVSWVSDQPSTGTVNYGTTSALGTTANDDRGATFAGTTHYVTLAGLDPNTMYYFDIVAGSTVDDNGGAHYTISTGPTLGLPGSDTIYGLVFKNDGITPAAGAMVYLNLADIDSAGSSGLSATASALVDTSGYWFINLGNIRVPDLSTYFAYSASGGDTIRLSVQGGADGSASLMLVDTANDQPVSNINLVLIFTPTPTSTPTTTPTATRTNTPTNTPTATSTPTRTSTPTNTPTATRTSTPTNTSTTTPTATRTSTPISTPTSTPTATRTNTPTSTATSTPTTTRTNTPTNTAMSTPTATRTNTPTSTATSTPTTTRTTTPTNTATSTPTATRTSTPTNTVTSTPTATRTSTATSTPTATRTSTATSTPTATRTSTPTSTPTSVPQTTFSAFRAQWTSDGNWITWTTTQEYKTDAFQIWRTTALDQIGTQNPTAWALIHTQPSQSNCAIWSTPTNYSFSDTDIASGQTYYYQLRWSGNSCGNAIGGTYPTVTNSGQIPWIIFLPFVSRDDQSSGYVLALDRTSAASPTPSRTPSTIRIFDR; from the coding sequence ATGTCCATCTTGTCGCGCGTGTCCCTTTCTCCTTTTGTCAAAGGCATCCTTCTGGCGACGGTATTCGTCATGGCTCTGCGCGTGCATACCACATCCGCCGCTCCGATAATCTCGTCAGTGATGCTCACCAATGTGCGTGACGTGTCCTTCACCGTATCCTGGGTCTCCGATCAACCGAGTACGGGTACGGTCAACTATGGAACCACGAGCGCGCTGGGTACGACCGCGAACGATGATCGCGGCGCAACCTTCGCCGGCACGACGCACTATGTGACGCTGGCGGGTCTCGACCCCAACACCATGTATTATTTCGACATAGTTGCTGGGAGTACGGTGGATGACAATGGCGGCGCACATTATACGATTTCAACAGGTCCAACACTGGGACTACCTGGGTCGGATACGATCTATGGTCTCGTTTTCAAAAACGATGGCATCACGCCCGCCGCTGGCGCGATGGTGTACCTCAATCTGGCGGATATTGACAGTGCCGGGAGTTCAGGATTGTCGGCGACCGCATCGGCACTGGTAGATACGTCGGGTTATTGGTTTATCAACCTGGGGAATATTCGTGTGCCGGACCTGAGCACCTACTTTGCCTATTCCGCGTCCGGCGGCGATACGATTCGGCTATCGGTTCAGGGCGGCGCGGATGGCAGTGCTTCGCTGATGCTCGTAGACACAGCAAACGATCAGCCGGTTTCCAATATCAATCTTGTGTTGATTTTCACGCCAACCCCAACGAGTACACCCACGACCACACCAACCGCGACGCGCACCAACACGCCGACGAACACGCCCACCGCGACCAGCACGCCGACGCGAACCAGCACGCCAACGAACACACCGACAGCAACGCGAACCAGCACACCAACCAACACGTCCACAACCACCCCGACGGCAACGCGAACCAGTACGCCGATCAGTACGCCAACGAGTACTCCGACCGCGACGCGAACCAACACGCCGACGAGCACGGCAACGAGTACACCAACCACGACGCGAACCAACACGCCGACGAACACGGCGATGAGCACACCAACCGCGACGCGAACCAACACGCCGACGAGCACGGCAACGAGTACACCAACCACGACGCGCACCACCACACCGACGAACACAGCAACGAGCACACCGACCGCGACGCGGACTAGCACGCCGACGAACACGGTAACGAGCACACCGACCGCGACGCGGACTAGCACGGCAACGAGCACACCGACCGCGACGCGGACTAGCACGGCAACGAGCACACCGACCGCGACACGAACCAGTACGCCGACGAGCACGCCAACCAGCGTACCTCAAACGACGTTTTCTGCCTTCCGCGCGCAGTGGACCAGCGACGGCAACTGGATTACATGGACTACGACGCAGGAATACAAGACCGACGCGTTTCAAATCTGGCGCACAACCGCCCTAGATCAGATCGGCACACAGAATCCAACCGCGTGGGCGCTCATCCACACGCAACCCAGCCAATCGAATTGCGCGATTTGGTCTACGCCAACCAACTATTCTTTTTCGGACACCGACATCGCAAGTGGGCAAACCTACTACTATCAATTACGTTGGAGTGGGAACAGTTGTGGCAATGCAATCGGCGGGACCTATCCAACCGTGACCAATTCAGGACAGATTCCCTGGATCATATTCTTACCTTTTGTGAGCCGCGACGATCAATCGAGTGGATATGTGCTCGCGCTGGACCGCACGTCCGCCGCTAGCCCAACTCCCAGTCGCACACCGTCAACGATAAGGATATTCGACAGATAA
- a CDS encoding DUF4062 domain-containing protein: MTIHLIVSPQPLRIFLSSTWEDLRKERATVIHALHIEKPMFLALGIPFDFTGMEFFGSQTPPPREVMLAELRRCNYYIGIIAERYGSIDTITGYGMTELEYRSAFNQVDEIHVYMKDMALDIIVDRDPDKYKKLSDFKRLLDANHTNARFTTPEQLEQLVVQDLAKFVEKRYPRTQTPTKSYQDLQTLELRAKNLLQSIVLFEPNASFDALVVVSGCTNKNEIYRPLTTLVTSDWIQYDDTDDTRVCVRDSLVSLVQETLRGKTRREKLERFVRYYFDYLSSKIVTREKYVTEESDPDSNETSEKDKPLATDGGSETIADEDVEEIVIEGYEIERENLNRAKEYSEEIGLSDQAEQIVKILKLVQVRRRQHASELHT; encoded by the coding sequence ATGACAATTCACCTAATCGTGTCTCCCCAGCCATTGCGGATTTTTCTTAGTTCAACCTGGGAAGATCTAAGAAAAGAACGTGCAACCGTGATTCATGCTTTGCATATTGAAAAGCCAATGTTTCTGGCTTTGGGAATACCTTTTGATTTTACCGGGATGGAATTTTTTGGTAGTCAAACCCCACCTCCCAGAGAAGTAATGCTCGCTGAGTTGCGTCGTTGTAACTATTACATCGGAATTATCGCGGAACGCTATGGAAGTATTGATACAATCACCGGTTATGGAATGACTGAGTTGGAGTATCGATCCGCGTTCAATCAAGTCGACGAAATCCATGTGTATATGAAAGACATGGCACTGGATATTATTGTTGACCGAGATCCGGACAAATATAAAAAGTTATCAGATTTCAAGCGGCTATTGGATGCTAACCACACCAATGCCCGGTTCACTACGCCAGAGCAACTTGAACAACTTGTTGTTCAAGACTTGGCGAAGTTCGTCGAAAAGCGATATCCGCGAACCCAAACCCCCACCAAATCCTATCAAGATCTACAGACGTTGGAATTGCGCGCGAAGAATTTGCTTCAGTCCATCGTGCTGTTTGAACCAAACGCATCTTTTGATGCGCTTGTTGTTGTATCTGGGTGTACAAACAAAAATGAAATTTACAGGCCGTTGACGACTCTTGTGACATCAGATTGGATCCAATACGATGATACCGATGATACCCGGGTGTGTGTAAGAGATTCTTTAGTATCTCTAGTGCAAGAAACCCTGCGTGGGAAAACTCGCCGTGAAAAACTGGAGCGCTTCGTTCGTTATTATTTCGACTACCTTTCCTCCAAAATAGTTACACGCGAAAAGTATGTCACTGAAGAATCTGATCCGGATTCCAACGAGACATCAGAAAAGGATAAACCTTTGGCAACAGATGGGGGTTCAGAGACAATTGCCGATGAGGATGTGGAAGAAATAGTGATAGAAGGATACGAAATCGAAAGAGAAAATTTGAATCGTGCCAAAGAATACTCAGAAGAAATTGGATTGAGCGACCAAGCGGAACAAATTGTAAAAATACTCAAATTGGTACAAGTTAGACGGAGGCAACATGCATCTGAACTTCACACTTGA
- the cmr1 gene encoding type III-B CRISPR module RAMP protein Cmr1 codes for MHLNFTLETLTPLFLGGADQDQDVELRPASVRGALRFWYRALYAGIHGDDVRALQHAEGDLFGDTTAASRILVKLAGNLTAESPPVTPPAREGDPGGAAYMFWSVLRQKRQAFLPNGKTFSLELQTRRVPRQNQTDDETMMRASLAALWLLTHLGGLGARARRGGGNLALHPTDPTQIPSGLPAWETRAHTAAELQRELADGIHQCRAALRCNAWCDQNEIAALPAFDILHPQTCSIRVWNRAPFPNWQTALEAIGQAFKNFRSRKPESDYATVKAAVDMQSDSLDPVQRAAFGLPIVFYYRSLQQEYQAHLYQQFLKEGMSEQEASRKANRQARKEATGTLEGETHERRASPLSFRLTRLANGQFVIVLVYFKARLLGMLEREGRSRPEKLKLRREGNAVFANTPSLNLIDDFIASLGNTTEVDFR; via the coding sequence ATGCATCTGAACTTCACACTTGAAACTTTGACCCCGCTTTTTCTCGGCGGCGCGGATCAAGATCAAGATGTTGAACTGCGCCCGGCGTCGGTGCGCGGCGCACTGCGCTTTTGGTATCGCGCGCTCTACGCCGGCATTCATGGCGACGACGTGCGCGCTCTGCAACACGCCGAAGGCGATCTGTTTGGCGACACAACCGCCGCGTCGCGCATCCTCGTCAAACTCGCCGGTAATTTGACCGCCGAATCGCCGCCGGTCACACCACCCGCGCGTGAAGGCGATCCCGGCGGCGCGGCGTACATGTTCTGGTCGGTCTTGCGGCAAAAGCGTCAGGCGTTTTTGCCGAACGGAAAAACCTTTTCACTTGAACTACAAACGCGTCGCGTGCCAAGGCAAAATCAAACCGATGATGAAACGATGATGCGCGCATCGCTCGCGGCACTGTGGTTGTTGACGCACCTGGGCGGACTGGGCGCGCGCGCGCGTCGCGGCGGCGGCAACCTCGCGCTTCATCCCACCGATCCCACGCAAATACCAAGCGGCTTGCCGGCGTGGGAAACGCGCGCACACACCGCGGCGGAATTGCAACGCGAACTCGCCGATGGCATCCACCAGTGTCGCGCCGCACTGCGCTGCAATGCGTGGTGCGATCAAAACGAAATCGCCGCTCTGCCCGCGTTCGATATTTTGCATCCGCAAACCTGTTCGATTCGCGTGTGGAATCGCGCGCCGTTTCCAAATTGGCAAACCGCGCTCGAAGCGATCGGGCAAGCGTTTAAAAATTTTCGCAGTCGCAAACCTGAATCTGATTATGCAACGGTCAAAGCCGCAGTGGACATGCAGAGCGATTCGCTTGACCCAGTTCAACGCGCCGCGTTCGGTCTGCCGATCGTATTTTATTATCGGTCACTCCAACAGGAATACCAAGCGCATTTGTACCAACAATTTTTGAAAGAAGGAATGAGTGAGCAAGAGGCGTCCCGCAAAGCCAATCGTCAAGCGCGCAAAGAAGCGACCGGCACGCTCGAAGGCGAAACACACGAACGCCGCGCTTCGCCATTGAGTTTTCGATTGACGCGTTTGGCGAATGGACAGTTCGTCATTGTCCTGGTTTATTTCAAAGCGCGTTTGCTGGGTATGCTTGAACGTGAAGGCAGAAGCCGCCCCGAAAAATTAAAATTGCGTCGCGAGGGCAATGCGGTTTTTGCCAACACGCCATCACTCAACTTGATTGATGATTTCATCGCGTCGCTCGGCAATACCACGGAGGTGGATTTTCGATGA
- the cas10 gene encoding type III-B CRISPR-associated protein Cas10/Cmr2, which produces MNTAWATKIIALLHDPPDKVLGLQHHEQRTMQFLNVLLGDARFREIFQNDAATLAGLSSNQFRRALDQINEWQLVKSADQIATAMDRAAFAREVRVEPTEYHAAPFVRHPLSGRLLFLNELRATDAHHIIPTAMQNAVNAAPPSPDEHTRYLWTWRNLHQTIANQLPDELKREWLLLPADTRICDHPLAQHLDATAAVASALPHPALLVFNLAGAQEFIATARRTQDLWMGSYILAYLAWRGMRVLAETYGPDAILYPALRGQPLVDHWLANDKQIPGITPGNLTMATLPNKFVALVPAGDAQAIGEQVQKEIVAAWTSLVDRVRDALAQLVGANVNQEWINLWDNHAAQFPQVYWSAHAWHDTVEKSKAQVRDLLDPPPGWAFNAILETYRATAPNMINLGTVYGHLHLLAQRGLDARKLRRAVAPIEEKGPKCTVCGIRAAIRSDALGEKEFWKTVADKLRALDDNQQHPLRSNYATIKPDGHERLCGVCATKRFAYSIIFRDQYDLQRTGFPSTSMVATASFRDQLFAQLDTNDTLDHALQNFVAALDGANIPRTAAPNAIPLNSKRARELGRSKAVAEKLIKYDGDWLFGESYTQKRVEEDYAIQLPDATINSLREKLNALLAAAAAADDARIARPAKYYAILALDGDAMGKWISGQLAPRFAQTLHPLAVERLAPFVKNDAAWAQWLTQQRVLSPALHTSISHALADFALECVRWVIEEIHPGRVVYAGGDDLLAFVPVDHALATARELRALFSGEALRADDKLTVTFADPDRTGFVRWKNSWLMTMGPTASASIGIAIAHHLQPLDAALDAARHALASAKEEYGRNAIAVRFLRRSGEELRIGAKFFYGRGDEPQQPPLDTLQWIDGLRARIADDHLSAKIAHDVYDLARGLTDQPVDAVEAILRRALKRHKGDQLEPEQAVKQANTLAPQLARLAVALDAPRQSWLFEQWRARAPDAANEPASGIVELAKWLLLARFLAQGGGEE; this is translated from the coding sequence ATGAACACCGCTTGGGCAACCAAAATCATCGCGCTGTTGCACGATCCGCCGGATAAAGTCTTGGGTTTGCAACACCACGAACAACGCACGATGCAATTCCTCAACGTTCTGTTGGGAGATGCGCGCTTTCGCGAAATTTTCCAAAACGACGCGGCGACATTGGCAGGGCTATCAAGCAACCAATTTAGACGCGCACTTGACCAGATCAACGAATGGCAACTGGTTAAATCAGCCGATCAGATTGCAACCGCAATGGATCGCGCCGCGTTTGCGCGCGAGGTGCGCGTCGAGCCGACAGAATATCACGCCGCGCCATTCGTGCGTCATCCCCTCTCCGGGCGATTGCTGTTTTTGAACGAACTGCGCGCGACGGACGCGCATCACATCATTCCAACCGCGATGCAAAACGCAGTGAACGCCGCGCCGCCATCTCCCGATGAACACACGCGCTATCTCTGGACGTGGCGCAATTTGCACCAGACCATCGCCAATCAGTTGCCGGACGAATTGAAACGCGAATGGCTACTTCTGCCGGCGGACACACGCATCTGCGATCATCCGCTCGCGCAACACCTCGATGCGACGGCGGCGGTCGCGAGCGCGTTGCCGCATCCCGCGCTCCTCGTCTTCAACCTCGCCGGCGCGCAGGAATTTATCGCGACCGCGCGACGCACCCAGGATTTGTGGATGGGCAGTTACATTCTCGCGTACCTCGCGTGGCGCGGGATGCGCGTGCTCGCGGAAACGTACGGTCCCGACGCAATCCTTTACCCGGCATTGCGCGGGCAACCGCTCGTAGATCACTGGCTTGCCAACGACAAGCAGATTCCCGGCATTACGCCCGGCAATCTGACAATGGCGACCCTGCCGAACAAATTCGTCGCGCTCGTGCCTGCCGGCGACGCTCAAGCCATCGGCGAGCAGGTGCAAAAAGAAATCGTCGCCGCGTGGACCAGTTTGGTTGACCGCGTGCGCGACGCGCTCGCGCAACTCGTTGGCGCGAATGTGAACCAGGAATGGATCAACTTGTGGGACAATCACGCCGCGCAATTTCCGCAAGTGTATTGGAGCGCGCACGCGTGGCACGACACGGTTGAAAAATCAAAGGCGCAAGTGCGCGATCTGCTCGATCCGCCGCCGGGCTGGGCATTCAACGCGATTCTCGAAACGTATCGCGCGACCGCGCCGAATATGATCAATCTCGGCACGGTGTACGGACATCTGCATCTGCTCGCGCAACGCGGCTTGGACGCGCGCAAACTGCGCCGCGCGGTTGCGCCTATCGAAGAAAAAGGACCCAAGTGCACCGTGTGCGGGATTCGCGCGGCGATTCGTTCGGACGCGCTCGGCGAAAAAGAATTTTGGAAAACCGTCGCGGATAAGTTGCGCGCATTGGACGACAACCAACAGCATCCTCTGCGAAGCAATTACGCGACGATCAAACCGGATGGACACGAACGCTTGTGCGGCGTCTGCGCGACGAAACGTTTCGCTTACTCGATCATCTTCCGCGATCAGTACGATTTGCAACGCACCGGTTTTCCTTCGACGAGCATGGTCGCGACCGCGTCGTTCCGCGATCAACTGTTCGCACAACTCGATACGAACGACACGCTTGATCACGCGTTGCAAAATTTTGTCGCCGCGCTGGACGGCGCAAACATACCGCGCACTGCCGCGCCGAACGCAATTCCGCTCAACTCCAAACGCGCGCGCGAACTCGGGCGCTCAAAAGCCGTCGCCGAAAAACTGATCAAGTACGACGGCGATTGGTTGTTTGGCGAATCGTACACCCAAAAACGTGTCGAGGAAGATTACGCGATCCAATTACCCGACGCGACGATCAATTCTCTGCGCGAGAAATTGAACGCGTTGCTCGCCGCCGCCGCCGCCGCCGATGACGCGCGCATCGCGCGCCCCGCCAAGTATTACGCGATCCTCGCGCTCGACGGCGACGCGATGGGCAAATGGATCAGCGGACAACTCGCACCGCGATTCGCGCAAACCTTGCATCCCCTCGCGGTCGAACGCCTCGCACCGTTCGTGAAAAATGACGCGGCGTGGGCGCAGTGGTTGACCCAGCAACGCGTCCTCAGCCCGGCATTGCACACTTCAATCAGTCACGCGCTCGCGGATTTCGCGCTCGAATGTGTGCGGTGGGTGATCGAAGAGATTCATCCTGGTCGCGTCGTGTACGCGGGCGGCGATGATCTGCTCGCGTTCGTGCCGGTGGATCACGCGCTCGCGACGGCGCGCGAACTGCGCGCACTCTTTAGCGGCGAAGCATTGCGCGCGGACGACAAACTGACCGTTACGTTTGCCGATCCGGACCGCACCGGCTTTGTGCGCTGGAAAAATTCCTGGTTGATGACGATGGGACCCACGGCGAGCGCGAGCATCGGCATCGCGATCGCGCACCATTTACAACCGCTCGATGCCGCGCTCGATGCCGCGCGCCACGCGCTCGCATCGGCAAAAGAAGAGTACGGGCGCAACGCGATCGCGGTGCGTTTTCTGCGACGTTCCGGCGAAGAACTCCGCATCGGCGCGAAGTTTTTCTACGGACGCGGCGATGAGCCACAGCAACCGCCGCTCGACACCTTGCAATGGATAGACGGTCTGCGCGCGCGCATCGCGGACGATCATTTATCTGCCAAGATCGCGCACGATGTTTACGATCTCGCGCGCGGGCTGACCGATCAACCGGTGGACGCGGTGGAGGCGATCTTGCGGCGCGCGCTCAAACGACACAAAGGTGATCAGCTCGAACCGGAGCAAGCCGTCAAACAAGCGAACACACTCGCTCCGCAACTCGCGCGGCTCGCGGTCGCGCTCGATGCACCGCGGCAGAGCTGGCTATTCGAACAATGGCGCGCGCGCGCGCCGGACGCGGCGAATGAGCCAGCGTCCGGCATCGTCGAACTCGCCAAATGGCTACTGCTTGCGCGATTCCTCGCGCAGGGAGGAGGCGAAGAATAA
- the cmr4 gene encoding type III-B CRISPR module RAMP protein Cmr4: MFKSSALLYLYVETPFHPGSGSGLGVVDLPVQRERITGYPMMQASGLKGKLRAEAMARATTDAEKEQVLAVFGPETNGAAEHAGAFSPGDARILLFPVRSLLGVFAWTTSRTALARFQRDLQTAASLNPKLAGGFEKFKTQFALLPGDLKEDEAFVATGNDVSADNQVTLEEFTFTARLLDAVKELGKWFAGNAFPFVDENDEYKFWRGKAATSLVVLPDNAFRDFTEYATEVINRIKLKRETKTVESGALWSEEHLPSDTVLYAPLFASRARRAGCENLDVLGFVKTLCNAVPRVQLGGDETVGRGLVRLRYNGGNDANPSTNA; this comes from the coding sequence ATGTTTAAATCATCGGCGTTGTTGTATCTGTATGTGGAGACGCCGTTTCACCCCGGCAGTGGAAGCGGGTTGGGCGTGGTAGATTTGCCGGTGCAACGCGAACGCATCACCGGTTATCCGATGATGCAGGCAAGCGGCTTGAAAGGCAAACTGCGCGCCGAAGCAATGGCGCGTGCGACCACCGACGCGGAAAAAGAACAAGTGCTCGCCGTGTTCGGTCCCGAAACGAACGGCGCGGCGGAGCACGCCGGCGCGTTTTCGCCGGGCGACGCGCGGATTTTACTTTTCCCGGTGCGTTCGCTTCTCGGCGTGTTTGCGTGGACGACCTCGCGCACTGCGCTCGCGCGTTTTCAGCGCGATCTGCAAACTGCCGCGTCGCTCAATCCCAAACTTGCGGGCGGGTTTGAAAAATTCAAAACGCAGTTCGCGTTGTTGCCCGGCGATTTAAAGGAGGACGAAGCGTTCGTCGCGACCGGCAACGATGTCAGCGCGGACAACCAGGTTACGCTCGAGGAGTTTACCTTTACCGCGCGTCTACTCGACGCGGTAAAAGAATTGGGCAAGTGGTTCGCGGGCAATGCGTTTCCGTTTGTGGATGAAAACGACGAATACAAATTCTGGCGCGGCAAAGCCGCCACGAGTTTGGTCGTTTTGCCGGACAATGCGTTCCGCGATTTCACCGAGTACGCAACCGAAGTGATCAATCGAATCAAACTCAAGCGCGAAACGAAAACCGTCGAATCGGGCGCGCTGTGGAGTGAAGAGCATTTGCCAAGCGATACGGTGTTGTACGCGCCGTTGTTCGCGAGCCGGGCGCGGCGCGCTGGATGTGAGAATTTGGACGTGCTCGGTTTTGTCAAGACACTGTGCAACGCCGTGCCGCGCGTGCAGTTGGGTGGCGATGAAACGGTCGGGCGCGGCTTGGTGCGCTTGCGCTATAATGGAGGAAATGATGCCAACCCATCAACAAACGCTTGA